A region from the Oncorhynchus tshawytscha isolate Ot180627B linkage group LG26, Otsh_v2.0, whole genome shotgun sequence genome encodes:
- the LOC112225029 gene encoding Golgi pH regulator, with protein sequence MPSLSLKPASNPVFCPSKATINIVFDHVGKTDPVIRGIEITVNYLGIQFDVKFWSQHISFILVGIIIVTSIRGLLITLTKFFYAISSSKSSNVIVLVLAQIMGMYFVSSVLLMRMSMPLEYRSIVTKVLGELQFNFYHRWFDVIFLVSALSSILFLYLAHKQAPEKHMTP encoded by the exons ATGCCATCCCTCTCCCTTAAacccgcaag tAACCCTGTTTTTTGTCCCTCTAAGGCCACCATTAACATTGTGTTTGACCATGTTGGGAAGACTGATCCAGTGATTAGAGGGATTGAGATCACTGTTAACTACCTAGGCATTCAGTTTGAT GTAAAGTTCTGGTCTCAGCACATCTCCTTCATCCTGGTGGGGATCATCATCGTCACCTCTATTAGAGGCCTTCTCATCACACTCACCAAG TTCTTCTATGCCATCTCCAGCAGCAAGTCCTCTAATGTTATAGTGCTGGTCCTAGCTCAAATCATG GGGATGTACTTTGTCTCGTCCGTTCTCCTCATGAGGATGAGCATGCCTCTAGAGTATCGCTCTATCGTGACCAAGGTGCTGGGCGAGTTGCAGTTTAACTTCTATCACCGATGGTTCGACGTCATCTTCCTCGTCAGTGCCCTCTCCAGCATCCTTTTCCTCTACCTCGCCCACAAACAGGCTCCCGAGAAGCACATGACCCCCTGA